From Ficedula albicollis isolate OC2 chromosome 5, FicAlb1.5, whole genome shotgun sequence, one genomic window encodes:
- the EIF3M gene encoding eukaryotic translation initiation factor 3 subunit M, which produces MNSVVSLLLILEPDKQEALIENLCEKLVKFREGERPSLRLQLLSNLFHGMDKNTPVRYTVYCSLLKVASSCGAIQYIPTELDQVRKWISDWNLATEKKHTLLRLLYDVLVDCKKSDTAAKVMVELLGSYTEDNASQARVDAHRCIVRALKDPNTFLFDHLLALKPVKFLEGELIHDLLTIFVSAKLASYVKFYQNNKDFIDSLGLLHEHNMAKMRLLTFMGMAVENKEISFDTMQQELQIGADDVEAFVIDAVKTKMVYCKIDQTQRKVVVSHSTHRTFGKQQWQQLYDTLNTWKQNLNQVKNSLLSLSDT; this is translated from the exons ATGAACAGTGTTGTCTCTCTGCTTCTTATCCTGGAACCTGACAAGCAAGAAGCACTGATTGAAAACCTGTGTGAGAAGCTGGTAAAATTTCGGGAAGGAGAGCGCCCATCTCTCAGACTGCAGCT CCTGAGCAATCTCTTCCATGGCATGGACAAGAACACTCCTGTGAGGTACACAGTGTACTGCAGCCTTCTGAAAGTGGCCTCCTCCTGTGGTGCCATCCAGTACATTCCAACTGAACTAGATCAG GTCCGAAAATGGATTTCTGACTGGAATCTGGccacagagaaaaagcacacTCTCCTGAGACTGCTCTATGATGTCCTAGTAGACTGCAAGAAAAG tgACACTGCAGCAAAAGTAATGGTGGAGCTATTGGGAAGTTACACAGAGGACAATGCTTCCCAGGCTAGAGTTGATGCTCACAG ATGTATTGTACGAGCATTGAAGGATCCAAATACCTTTCTCTTTGATCATCTTCTTGCCTTAAAACCAGTCAAGTTTTTGGAAGGAGAACTTATTCATGAT CTTTTGACAATTTTTGTAAGTGCTAAACTAGCATCCTATGTCAAATTTTATCAGAACAACAAAGACTTCATTGACTCTCTGG GCTTGTTGCACGAACACAATATGGCCAAGATGAGGCTCCTTACCTTCATGGGAATGGCTGTAGAGAATAAAGAAATCTCTTTTGACACAATGCAGCAGGAACTCCAGATTGGGGCTGATGATGTAGAGGCATTTGTCATTGATG ctgtaaaGACAAAGATGGTGTACTGCAAAATAGATCAGACACAGAGGAAAGTTGTTGTCAG TCACAGCACACATCGGActtttggaaagcagcagtggcagcaatTGTATGACACTCTAAACACctggaaacaaaatttgaaTCAAGTGAAAAACAGTCTCCTCAGTCTCTCAGACacttaa